A single genomic interval of Aedes aegypti strain LVP_AGWG chromosome 1, AaegL5.0 Primary Assembly, whole genome shotgun sequence harbors:
- the LOC5576133 gene encoding electron transfer flavoprotein regulatory factor 1 translates to MSNSTRSRVLDLYKRLQYLGREYPGGPEKFRQKCYNAFKRQSGETDPEKVQKAIQLGEYVIKEIEALYSLRKYRAMKKRYYDDK, encoded by the exons ATGTCCAATAGCACTCGGAGTCGCGTTCTGGATCTCTACAAACGG CTCCAATACCTGGGCCGCGAGTATCCCGGTGGGCCGGAAAAGTTCCGCCAGAAGTGCTACAATGCGTTCAAGCGGCAAAGCGGGGAAACCGACCCGGAGAAGGTGCAGAAGGCAATCCAGCTGGGCGAGTACGTGATCAAGGAGATCGAGGCGCTGTACAGTTTGCGCAAGTATCGTGCCATGAAGAAGCGGTACTACGACGATAAGTGA